From Scatophagus argus isolate fScaArg1 chromosome 2, fScaArg1.pri, whole genome shotgun sequence:
accCAATCCCATCAGTgccaaaacaaatgaacactCAAACCATCAACAACAAATCTAATCATCAGCTCCATGATAAATTATGGCAGACTGTcaacacagacaagacaaacaaacaggaaggatGTAGTCTCATTGCAACACTGTCAGGTCTGGATTACAGAgacatcatcatttttctttttacatattAACCAACAGCATACCCAGCACAGGGCCCCTGCCTGCCTCGTCAATGCCCAAACAGCAATCCTCAGTCCGGCATACATCAGGGATCTGCGAAGCTAATCGGCAACTGACCGAGTTGTCTGATTCAAAGGGGCCGAGGTCCATGACAGCTGACTGGAGAGGAAAAGCGACACAAATTAACCTACAAAGAAACGTTCGAGTCCGACTCAATGTACAACTCTGACGTTATCTTTAGCGCTGAAACAAAGTGACTTTAAAGGCGCTTATGACAGCCTGCCGTGTCAGCCACACTGACAGAGATGTTAGCTGTTAGTTCCTGCGCTGTAGATAACTCAGGACGCGACAGACGTTCGCTAGCTGAATGCTACACGCTGTTAATACGCTTCAAGCTGCTCAAACTGACAactttttgttgtctgtttaacCGAGTAATTGCACTGATTATACATCACACTGATACGTGTGAACAAACCCATTCTTACATATGCAGACGGGACTCCTCAGCTGCGTggtgtgttgttgctgctgctgcagatttgGCGCCCCTGGCGTGACGTCACAcgcattttcttcttcttcttcttcttcttctgctgctgcttcttcttctgctgctggtttttgtgtgtgtgtgctttaccACCACCAGCAGTCTGGTGCGCGACACTGACCAAGAATTTCACAGCTGACCTGTAAAATCAAGACCTGGATTTGGAAAAAAGACTAATTaacatgtaatcattttttttatatatatatatctatatccaTATGTTTCTAATCAGACGTATGGCCTGAAATATCTTATCTCCAGAGGTAGACTACCCTTTCCATAAAGCAAAAGTAGCAATATCACAGTATGTAAAGTCTTAGTCTGCATAAAAAACAGCAGTTTCAGTTGACACAATACACATTGTGGAGTAAAACATGTATTTCCCATTGAAATTTAAAGTAGTAAGAGTGAAGTAAGATCACACACTCTTTTCACTAACCTCGCTTTGTTGTACTGTTGAAATGTGTTACTACGGGTCCCAAGTGACGTCCTCTTTGTGAAAGTTCCTTTACATTTGCATTGACACAGTGCCTCATGCATGTTCCCAAACATGTTTCTATGAATCAAATGACCATAAGCCAAGTAACATACAATGAAGAGTCCCCCATGCAGCTTAACCCAGCTTTGTTTCTGTGGTGTGATGTGGTGATTTTTAATGCTCACCTTAATTTTGTGTCCTTCCCCAGTGTCCGTAGTGTTTATTTCCAGTGTAATCATTcatatattttccattttctgaatTCCCTCCCTGACTGTTTTATGCAATTCAAGGTTTATTTCTGGGTTTTACAAGAGCCAAAGAGGTTGAAGCTGGAACCACAGCAGTTCAAGTATTGacttttttgatatttttatctaagtatttttccttttcccgTCACATTATCATGATTTTATCAAGTTGCCAGTAAATCTAAAAAGTGCCACCCTTTTTCAAGTTCAAAAACAAAGTGTAGCTAATATAAtctgtggtgtttctgtaaACAAGCAGAGCCCCAGGATCACACTGCCCAGTGAATGGCTTCCCTTCCATACCTTCTTTTAAGATTAATTTCACCCATCATTTTTAGCTATCGTCAAAAGATCTCGATATCCCctgtcatctttgtttttcatttccctccGTCACAAAATACAATGAATCTGACCTTTTGATTTTGGAGACCCACTGAATGGGATTTAACAGCAGCTGAATGTGGAGGCAGGGAGTGAGCCtcaggtggagaggagagggcagAGTGAAAGGAAAGCCATGTACAAAAGTCCAAGTGTACGCTGGTTACCGAGCTGAAATTGGCCTTGCCTCTGGCTCTTTACAcccactcctgctctctctttctgtccctctccctTGCTGAATGGctctctttgtccttctcaGTAACACGCAGTCCCCAGCCGATTAAATGTGGGGAATTAGTAGTCAATTTTAGCCTaccactcacacaaacacactaaacagCTTAGGGTGGTGGGGCTCTGATTGTGTTGTTATTACAGTTCACACGTCAGCAGcgtgtttttcatttacttttttttttcaaccttcATTCGCTAACTGCTCCATGTGTTATCTCTGAACCATCGATGCTGAGTAAAATAACTCTcttacagttttcttttttataaataaattgatttaataGATGACAACAATAATATTTTGACATTGCTTTTCTTGTATGGAAGCAAAATACTCAAGTGAATGTATAGCGAACACTTTACAAAACTATCCAGAATTATACAAAATGGAGGAAGCAAAAGGGTGACACACAACGCATTATTActtacataaaaataataactacATGGTAAGAGGGTCAGTATAAAATGATAAAGTATGCATCACGTAATAAAGGTGAAGCTTGTCTGTGGTAATGACCATTATTCACATttctgaagaggaagagggctATTTGGgcacaatattgcaaaaaaaaaaaaaaaaaaaaaaaaaacctgtaaaGACGAAAAACATTTTGGCCTACATGCAGTGCAGAACAGTGGTACATGTGATTCTAATCCTTAAGCAGGACCCAAAGCTGGCCAATTATCTGAAGAGATTTGGTTGAgactttgtactttgttttttaactcaGTTACTAGATAAATCAAATGTAgataagcaaataaaaaaagcaaagaagaagacTAAAGTGAAGGTTTACTGCTCTGAAATGCTGAATACTTTAATCGTTATTATATCAGGTATTCAGAGTCATATTTCTCCTTTGCTATTGGCACAAAATGAATAGAGTTGAGGTAAGTGTCCAAGACTGAGTGATGAGCTGAAATACATCTTTAAGAGCTCTCgttccctctctttttcctaTTTTCCCCTTAAAAGCTTAATTCTTCAGTTCTGTGAAGTCAATGTAATAAAGGGACAGAAATACAGAGTGTGCTATCTACAAAGAATAACAAGCTTGCAGCTATCCTTTTCTGGCCATGAAAAAGCAACCCCAGGGAACATcttgttgaaataaaacagtggTGCGGATGTATTAGTGTAATATCAAATCAATCACAATAAAGTCACACCCCTAGGATATCAACAATGACAATAAACTTACTACTCatataaaataacacaataacatCAAAAACGTCTGCTTTAGTTTGGTTAATAAAATCTGATTATGTCACTCTCACCCTGTGTTCTCTGAGTTAAATCAGAGTCACTCCGTCAATGCAACGTCTGTTCACCCTCAGTGTCCCACTCGTCTAACTCCCATATACACACTCGCTGTACATCCCAACCTATAAATTTAAGATGGCACACATTTGTTAGGGTTTTATTCGTTTTCTTTGATTGGCTGTTGTCCTGTGATTCACACTTTACACTGTGTGAGtttgataagataagataagataagaatcCTCCAATAGgcccgcagtggggaaattcgCATCGTTTGTGGctgttttttaaaactgtgtaAGGCCCTGTGGGTGCGTCTTGCATTATATTGgctaaaaaagtaaaaacctCTTTTATAACATCAatatggcacacacacatccactgacacaaactcacactcacatatttgcacacacacacacacacacacacacgcacacactcagatCCTCTCACACGCTTCCCATATTTCCCTCTGCTCAGCTGGTCTCCCTCAAGGTCTTGTGAGTGTGGTGTAAACAGGCTGCTCCCAGTGTGTGGGGCTGTGAGAAGGGGCCACGCTGGAGGGATCTCCTATGGTAGTGTACAGAGGCCTCTGTGTAGGGCCCATGTAGGAGAAGGCTGAGTACAGCCCAGGAGCCTGGCTGGAGTGGGTGTAGTATGCCCCAGGGGCCTGGTGCTCTCCATACTCAAACTGAGCCCTGGAGGCCAGAGAGGGGAAAGCAGAGCTGTAATGAGGGAGGCTGAGCGGGGTGTAGGTGACGTGGGTGCCCGAGGAGGGAGAGGACGAGGCCTCGGCGTAGTGGCTCCCAGATGCAGACTCACTCTTGATCTGGGCCTTGGAGGGATCAGAGGAAGACGGGGAGgcctgaggctgctgctgctgctgtttggagaGCCAGGCGGGGTGCCCGCTAGCAGCAGCCAGGGCGTAGGCATAAGAAGAGGCCGAGGATCCAGCTGCTGAGACCCCGGCTGCACTCTGCGGGTGGCCGTTTGGAGGAAGGTACTGGTCAAATTCGTTTACATCAAACGGCTCAATGTTGGACATCACCTCGTGGCTGATCTCACCAATGTCCATGGTGCCAAAGTCGATGTGAGGCTTAGCGCTCGATGATGATGGACCACCGGATGCCCCTTCAGCTCCCACCCCGAGGGCTCCCCTGGACCCCCCTGATCCTCCAGCCGCTCCTGCCGCAGCCTCCCTCTTGGCATCTGACAGTTTCCCAGACTGGAGCTCTGTCTTTGGAGTGGTGGGGGGCGTGGGTGGGCTGTGACCCTGACCTAGAGGAAATAGGGGAAGGGACAGCATGGACAGGTGAACTGTGACATCTCATTTTAGTGTTGCCTTTGATTTTTAATGTTCCCTTTTCTCTTCACCATGTATAGGACTATCTATTAATATCTCAGAATAAAaattatgatgattattatgTGCAGACTCAGAACCAGTGAGCCACCTACCAGcaggatggtggtggtgatggtggtggtggtgcaggtcaCTCAAGGGAGATCCAGCCCCACCGTTGTGCTCCAGATGTAGGGTTTTGTAGTGTGACTGGGAGTGGCCGGCTTCTCCTTCCCCCTGACTATCAGACTCGCTAGCAGGCGTAAGTTTGCCGTTTTTGCGTCTCCGGGGCTGGTACTTGTACTCCGGGTAGTCCTTCTTGTGCTGTTTCCTCAGCCTCTCAGCTTCCTCGATGAATGGCCTCTTGTCGCTCTCGTTCAGCAACCTGGGGGTAGAAAAACAAGGGCCGACTTTAGTCTCATGATCCTTCTgtgttaaagtaaaagtattttctTCGTATGTGTCTGAAAATCATAAACATTGTCACATTCAACCCCGTGCGTAATGGATAAATAGAGAAAAACTGCAAGGTCAAACTCGCAATTTAGGCCGATATAAATGTAACTGTGGCACATACTACACGCCATAattaaagaaacacaacaaaaagcacCAGGATGACTTCTGTTTGTAGGTGTTTTCCCAATTTTCACCAATCTGTTCACCTTCACACGTTCACTATCTGCATCCCCACTTATCTTTTACGCACAGGCTACACAGGAAATGTGCTGCTGTATGGCTGCACTGTTCTTTTTCTGGGACAACCACCCCATACAAACCTCCACAGTTTGCCCAGGGTTTTGCTGAGCTCCGCGTTGTGCAGGTGGGGGTACTGATCGGCCAGTTTCCTCCTCGCCGCCTGCGCCCACACCATGAAGGCGTTCATGGGCCTCTTTACGTGGGGCTTTGCCTTGTTTCCGCTGTTTACGCGCACCGGCATAGGCACAAGTGTCCAGTCATATCCGTCCAGCACCTGACTCACCGCCTCCCTGATGCCGATGGGGAAGCGatcgtcctcttcctctgatTTGGCTCCGGACCTGCTTCCATTGTCCCCGCTGCCGTCCCCGACGCAAAGCGCGGTCAGCTGTTGCGGCGGCCCGGTTAGAGGTGAGTCCTGTCCCGGAGGCACTCCGGGTTGAGTCGGTGACAGAGAGTGACCATCATCTGACCCTCCGGGACTCAATTCCGCCTCAGACAGGCTGTGCTCCTCGCCGGACATTTCGTTGAACTTTCAACTAATGACAAGATAGCCCTCGAGTGCAAAATTAGTTTCAGGGAGAGGCCAAACTATTCAGTGTAATTAAGTCGTTTTAATTAAACAAGATGTCTGGTGTCTATGACTATCCCAGCTACTGCTGACTGTGCTCAGGCAAAGCCATACTGCTGCGTAAAAGTGTCCAAATCCTTTCCAGCGCTGTCTGGAAGTCCGTTTCAGCAAAAGCAGCTACACCTAAAAATCATATCAAGTATAtcagaaaca
This genomic window contains:
- the LOC124071278 gene encoding transcription factor Sox-10-like → MSGEEHSLSEAELSPGGSDDGHSLSPTQPGVPPGQDSPLTGPPQQLTALCVGDGSGDNGSRSGAKSEEEDDRFPIGIREAVSQVLDGYDWTLVPMPVRVNSGNKAKPHVKRPMNAFMVWAQAARRKLADQYPHLHNAELSKTLGKLWRLLNESDKRPFIEEAERLRKQHKKDYPEYKYQPRRRKNGKLTPASESDSQGEGEAGHSQSHYKTLHLEHNGGAGSPLSDLHHHHHHHHHPAGQGHSPPTPPTTPKTELQSGKLSDAKREAAAGAAGGSGGSRGALGVGAEGASGGPSSSSAKPHIDFGTMDIGEISHEVMSNIEPFDVNEFDQYLPPNGHPQSAAGVSAAGSSASSYAYALAAASGHPAWLSKQQQQQPQASPSSSDPSKAQIKSESASGSHYAEASSSPSSGTHVTYTPLSLPHYSSAFPSLASRAQFEYGEHQAPGAYYTHSSQAPGLYSAFSYMGPTQRPLYTTIGDPSSVAPSHSPTHWEQPVYTTLTRP